The genomic interval TTCAACATCCCTGTTAGTATCTTCAGAGAGTGATGATTCCCTGTATGATGATAAATCACGGGTGCATGCAGTCACTGATACTATTCCaagtgaaatggaaacaaagtcaTCACAAAACTTCAGCTGGTGCCACACTTTCCCTTCACTTTCAGAAGATGAGGATGAAAAGGAGAGCAAGAAAAAGATTGACATCTCAACAATTATGCCTTTGCATTCCACAATTAAAGAGGAATATGTTAAAGATGAAAAGTTCACTCCAACTTTACCATCAGATAGCTTCACTGTGCCCAAAGCTTTGAAAGAGGAGGCACAGGACATCTGCCCAGAGGCCCCGGCTATTCCCTCTGAATGCTCTACCTTCTCAGAGAATAGTGAAGATCCTGGAGAGGGTCCCTCCAATCCATGCTCAGATACCAGCCAGAATCAACCTACTGTGGAATCAGAGATGGGTGCTGTGGCATCCCCTAGGCCTTCTTCATGGGAACACCAGGTTTCCTTTAGTGCCTCTAACCATGCCATGGATTATTCACTCCTTGTGAATAATGAAAGAAATCTTCAGACACTGGATTTTGAGGAACTTGGGGAAGAACTTCAAGCTTCTGACAAGTCAGTTCATCTAAATTCTATTGATGCTTCCATATTAGATGACAGTGAGGAGGATGAAGAACTTCCAcgtttcatttttcattatgagCCACGTTCATTTGAAACAGGAATGATAGTCTggtttaaatatcaaaaatatccATTTTGGCCAGCAGTGGTAAAAAGCATCAGgcgaaaagagagaaaagcaagtgtGCTTTTTGTTGAGGCAAATATGAATCCTGAAAAGAGAGGCATTAGAGTGCCTTTTAGAAGATTAAAGAAATTTGACTGTAAAGAGAAACAAGCACTAGTGGATAAAGCCAGGGAGGACTACAGTGAAAGTATTGACTGGTGCATCTCGCTGATTTGTGACTACAGAGTTAGACTAGGTTGTGGTTCTTTTGCAGGCTCTTTCCTTGAGTATTATGCTGCTGACATTAGTTATCCACTTAGGAAAGTAATCAAACAGGATACCTTCAGGAACTTATTTCCAAAGCTGCAAAATGAAAATCCTGTGGAATCAATGGTTGTGACTTCCCAGACCAAGAAAATGTCCTTCCAGAAAATTCTTCCAGACCGAATGAAGTCTGCTCGGGACCGAGCCAACAAGAACCTAGTGGACTTCATTGTGAATGCAAAGGGAACAGAGAGCCATCTTTTAGCCATATTAAAAGGCACGAAAGGGTCCAGGTGGCTGAAATCATTTTTGAATGCAAACAGGTTCACACCCTGTATTGAAACATACTTTGAGGATGAAGATCAGTTGGATGAGGTGGTGAAATATTtacaagaaatctacaaacaaatagATGAAAAAATGCTGACTCTGATAAGagatgataaaattaaatttatcctGGAAGTTCTTCTGCCGGAAGCAATCATTTGTTCAATTTCCGCTGTTGATGGATTAGATTACAAGGCAGCGGAAGCAAAGTATCTAAAAGGGCCATCTCTAGGATACAGGGAAAGAGAATTATTTGATGCAAAAATCATATTTGAAAAGAGACGGAAACCATTAACAAATGAAGCTCATTAAATCTTCTGAGAGTCCAAACCGTAACAGGGAACTTCCATAGatgctagtttaaaaaaaaatctctgaatgattctaacatataaatattttccagaaatggGAGACTTTGGGTGATGAGTTCACTTTTTCTTTGCAATCTCTAGGATCTATGACTATTGCTacatcttcatttccttttcctgtgcttcttCAAAGTCaaattattaacatatttcaGCAGTTCTACTTTCCCATACATTTTTAGAATGCATAATTCCTAAATGATTTATAAGGGAAAGTgctattttgttttttgacatttttgtGTCTATGCTGTATAGTTAAATACAGTGTGCacaatcattttaatattaaagttgCACTGGTATTAGATATTAAGCAAGATaattagaaaaaagttaaaaagcatcaattatatatttttgcttaatttttataaaatattaggtTTTCTCTTAAGAtagctgaattatttttcttgccatgcttatttatttttggaaaaaaatatctctGAGATATAGAACCAAAGATAGAGATGCTTTGCTATATATTATAACTAACTACAATTGCTTTTGCAAGAAAACAATGTGgaattcaaaaataaagtaaatgaattaCCAGCATGCagtctttgtgtgtgtgaataacATCTCAGCATGCAGAAAATAATTTTGGCAGCCTTGAACAGGATTGTCCATTCTACACTTCCCTGAAATTCCATGTATGGGAGTGTCTATTATCCAATAGCTGAATGGTTTCTTAAAACAGACAGGCTTTCGGCTGTCTTCATAACTAACATTGGCTGTATCTTAATATAGCCTTCTGACCACACGTGGAAGGCAGCTAGAATCATTGTATTCATGGTCTGGCTACTCTAGATGTATGAGTCCAGACTGACTGCTTAAGAGCCCATCTGGTTTGATATAAACTGTAGAAAATGCAAGCACTTTGTTCTGAGTCTTGTATCTCCAAATACGTAGTCACTTGTTTCAAACCAAGCAATTTTTATCATCTGGCCTATTCATGCAGTATTTCCAGTTGCTTTCAATAATATAAATTCCAACTGGTAAATCATTCCACACTACTAGAAAGAGTAGATGGACCAAAATCTGTGAATTTGGAAATGGGTCACAGAAAAGGTCTCTATTTGGCAAAATATGACAATTATCCCaatgtgtttaaaaatacacaattgAAAGTTAAAGCCTGAAGCCAATGAACTGTTTATTCTAACTTGAAACAAGACTTTAGTGAGAATAAATATTAAgagagctattttattttaaaagcttgatgtaaaaataaatgctaaaggctCTACATGAACCTGTCTGCATTTTTCAGAGTGAGACAGCTGTCACTCTTGGGCTTTAGTTATGTGTTCACATGGCCACGTGTTTATGTAAAAGTTGCAGAAGTTTGATGTTTTGATTTTCCATAAAACTATTATATCTTTCACCTTGGATGTCCACTTCACCATACTTCAGATTGTACAGCTACATAAGTGGTGTTtctgcatacatatatatatatatatatatatatatatatatatatatatatatatatatatatatatatatatgatttgttTGGAATTTTTGCTTATTGTAGTTGTCATGATTTTAATGCTTGTTATACATTATCttataattctaaataaatattcactttcatgattgattttgtgttattttaaaagaaagcctTCAAAACTGTGTAAGCTTCAGATTTCACAGAACCTTTTCTGGACCCTGTCTCCTGCCTGACAAAGACCAGACTCCTTGGGCATATAGCCTGTACCAATCCACATAGTTTCCTCATGATCCTCATGATTCTGAGGATCATTTGACAACAGACTATCACCACACTCTGTGTGGACCTTATACCCTGGGAAAACACACTCTGTTTACTCTATAATATTGTGTCTCTTTGATTCTGATATATTATccagcttctgttttctcagtggaGCTAACTCTATCTCTtggttctaatattttatttactacctaattcatttatttgttcatttattcacacaATTGTGGGTCAAGAGAGCAAGCAATGTGTGGGTTAAAGCTCTGCTCTGAGAATTTAAGGTGCCAGATTTAAGGTGAGCCAGATGACAATCTAATTTCTAAAATGACTAAGATGCACTTCTTCATCATAATAATGAGAAATATTTCTTAACCTCATGGACTAACTGTATTTGAAAACCAAAGCCCGAGGATTCCCCATATTTGTGAGTTCCTGGGTGTCTGGTTTGGGGTAAAGGAGGGGCACCTAATTCCTCCTGGGATGTCATTTATATTGTGGCATATTTTGAAGTAAGGAAGATGTGCCTAAACATGCATTTATTCTCCTCTTTAAGTAAGTTGACATTTGGGGTGTGGAAATAGATGAGTTTGGCTTCCAACTCAGTGTGGATTCTGAGATCCCTTTCAGCCTGAGTGGTTGTTAGGGCAGGCTCTAAGATTGCCCTAAACTGGATCTGTAATCTAGGTTTGTGTGTCTAATGGGAATGCACAACCTGTTATTCACCCTAACACATTGGATTAAGAAGACCCTCATCTCCTCCAGTCATAAGGCAGACTGCTGAATATCAGACCCAGATTCTAATTGTAAGGTTGCAGAGCTGCATGGAAACTGCATTCACAACAGTTACAGATCTCTATATCAATATACGTATCCTAATAAAGAAGGAGTAGAACTCTGAGACCTGGAATAGTGATGAGTGTGGGAATCTTGAATACCTATAATCCTCTGTACACTCAGCCTGGTAAAAGCAGCCCCCTAACCCTTACTATTGGAGAGCAACCTCCCTGTTCCTAGAGACAAGGCAATAGCCTCATCTAAGGCAGCTACCCCAAAAAGACATTGCTTGTCTTTCTCAACACCCAACACTGATATTTTTCATTGCTTCCAACTCATGACAAGGGTAAGGTATCATCACAGCACAAGGAACAAAATACAGTCTCTGTTTAGGTGGAAAATCCAGAAAGAACTATAGGAACTGGCTAATGTGTACTAATATGAACAGGGATAATATACATTGGAATGGATTTTGAGGACTCACTGACATGAGTCATAGGAGTACAAACCTATGACTCAGGGTTCAATGACCTGGAGCTGCCTTCATATGCTGCTTGGGTGGCATTTTTAAGCTTGGACAACAGGCTACAGTAAATGAGATGGAGATATTAGAACTTCCTTGCCAGAGTACTGAGGAATTGGTGAGAAGGTCAAAGGGAGTGAAggtattagaaataatttattgcaTGAGACGAGGACCTATCTCTAAACTACTTTCCCTAGGAGGGCAGAGAAAACACTACAATAATAAAGACTGTGCTGGTGAGGGGGAACACTTGACATTTTTGAGAAACTCAATGTTGGATCTCCTCTGCAAGCCATGATTGGAACTAAACTATGTTGCAATGGAGATGATAAGATTCCAGAGTGTCAGAGCCCAGGTAGCAGCACAAAACCTCAAGAGCAAGTTGGGTATAATTACCATAATGCGAAGCAAGGTCGGAGTGGAGTTCAACTAGTTTGACTGACAGAAATACGTGGCAATGCCTTGTAGATAGTATTCCAGGGCTAGAGTATGAACAGCTCACTTCTtttgtacaaaaagaaaaacatgagactTGGCAAGTCAAAGTCTGATGTTAGCAGCTGCAGTGGAAAATTGTGGTCCCCCACCAAGTTTTCAGATCTGCAGTGCAAGTTGTTCTGCTACTCAGGCCACATGACTCAGCATATCTGATAATGCTTACAGCATCTGTGATGGATAAGGATGCACTATCTAAGTCATTCTAAGCCACAATATGGGAGTTGCAACACAGAATCCTGGGGTTCTAAAACAAAAGCCATACCTCCTATGTCAGTAAGCTACTTGCCAATTAAAACATAGCTCCTTATATGCTATTGAGGTTAGTATATATGGAGTGCCTAACCAAGAGTTAACAAGTGACTATACGACAGGAGCTGCCCACCACAAGCTGTACGTTATAAGATTCACCAAGCGATAAAGTCTGGCAGGCTCAGTAGCAGTCCACCCACGACGGAAATGCTCCAGGATCCAGCCTGAGAAAGCACAAATAAACTGACTGATTGCACAAACCCCCATGCCTTTGACCACTGTTACAATGATGCCCCTCGTGAGGCAGGGGGTGATCTATGACCAACTAATGGAAGAGGAAATTATCAAGACTGGTGCACAGATGTGTgagcattaaattttttttttcttgtaagtcagctatactttaattttttaaagtgtaaaaataaataaataaataaatactagagTCAACAGTAATCAAGTGAATAATACTCCACTTGTATTTCATAAAGAATAACCTTTCGCAAAATTAAGTGatgtatacttcttttttttttttttttggaaataaatatttattgttttggcAAGGTTGGTGAAAAGGGAAGTAACCTGATCAGAACAAAGTTTTAGCAAAATTAACCACAGCATACGTCATGTCAGGAGGGCAGATCAAGAACATatgccccattttttttttcagcccagATCCCTCTGAGCATTAAATATTAATGGTGGCTATAAACGGACTGCCACCACACTTCAGCTTCAGTTAGAGTAGCCCTAAAGAATAATGTTGAAGGGTAAAACTTCCAGTTGGCAGAGCTGTGAGCATTACACCAGGTTCTTCACTTTGTATGGAGGGAGTAGTAGCTTGAGGTGGTCTCCTGGACTGTGGTGAATGATTTGGCTGGTATGTCAAGATCTTGGAAGAAGAATGATTGGAAATTGAAGATAAGGAAGTCTGGATATGAGGCATGTGGTTAGAACTATGAGAATGGAAACAAAGCATATGTGTCTCTGTGCCTCATATTAATGGCCATCCAAGGAACTGACTGTAGAGAAGGGACTTAACAACCAAGTGGATCTGATGACACATGTGGATGTCAAACAGCTTCTCTCCTCAGTCATCATGGTTCTGGCACAATGAATCCATGAATTGTCCTGATGGCAGGGATGGAGCCTAAGCTTGTGTTCAACAGCACTGGTTCTCTCTCTCCAGGGATGATCAAGCTACTCCCACTTCTGAATGTATAATTCCCCAAGAGCAACATCTGATGCTGGGCACTCAATTCTGTCCCTTCCTTCAAGGATATCATCCAGCTACCTCATTCTACATTGAATGCACTGCACCCATTCTATCTTAGAGGTGGTAGttaaaatcacaaaaatgaaTGCCGACTTTGGACCCATAGGGTCAAGCACCACTTGCCTGTAGTGATGTGCAGTTTCATAACACATCCTTGTTTGACTTTTCTTCCTTGCTTCACCACACGTTTTTCTTACTCTGACTCACTAGAATCTCTTGCCAAATGAGCTACTCAAATGGAAACTCTTGTATCACACTCTCTTTTGTGGACACTCAAGCTAAGATAACCAgcaataattatgtatatattttataaaatataagtagGCATCACCAAatcaaaaatgtattaaagatttTAAACTTATTCATGTATGAAAGCtattaaaaatcagtaatttcCAGTTCTGGATAAGACAGAGTCCAACATTTCCCCCTATCCCTTTTGCCAGAATCAACAACTTAAGTTTTCACCTTagaaaaccagagaaagaagagcacATTAGATCCAAaacaagtagaagaaagaaagtaaatattggagcagaaatcaaaaaaactgaaaagagggAAACAATAGAGTAAATCAATGAAACCTAACTCTTAGCTAGGataaccaagaaaaagagagaagacacaaataaccaatatcaggaatgaaagaggggacatcactactgatcccatggatgttaaaaggataataaaatacTATCAATAACTCTATAAACACAAATtaaataacttagatgaaatgggccAATTCCTcaaatttaaaggaaattattttattttatttcatttcttttaagtgtacttaatattttaaaatggagttcacattcttttttttttacataaaaagtcACTGGTGTCAGATATTGGgcaataacaatttttaaaatttaatgtatatttttccagaaatataaatcaatttttttttgcttcattggTATAAACTGTTGGATTTCCTTTTAAGATAATTCCTGAATTTCCCCTATTATGcctatttatttttggaaaaatagcTTTGAGACATCAAACCAATGACAGATAATATCTTATATATTATCACTAACTTCAACTGGTTTTGCCAGAAAAcaacctgcatttaaaaaataaagttaatgcaGTCTATTATGTGTGTGAATGAAATCTCAGCATGCAATAAATCATTTTGGCAGCCTTGAGAAAGATTCTTCACTATACACTTCCCTGAAATTTCATTTATGGGAGTATCAATTCTTCAATGGCTGGATGGCTTCTTAAAACAGACAGGTTTTTGGTTGTCTTCCTAACTGATAGTGACTGGATCCTCTTACTATAGCCATCTGACAACATGTAGAAGGCAGCTAGAGTCATTGTTTTCACGATCTGGCTAATCTATGAGTATGAGTCCAGGCTGACTGCTTAAGAGCCCACCTAGTTTGGTATAAACTGTAGGAAATGTAAGCACTTTGGTCTGACTCCTGTATCTCTAAATACATAGTCATTTGTCATAAGCCAAGAAAGCTTTATCATCTGGCTTATTCATAGAGTAGCTCATAAGTTTTAGTAATATAAATGCTGACTGGCAAGTCATTCCAGGCTGCTAGAAGGAGTAAATGAGCCAGGATCTAGGAGTTTGGAAATGTATTACATAAAAAGGCCTCCACTTAGGTAAATATGACAATTACCTGAATATGgttaaatacaggcatacctcagagatgttGCGGGTTCAGTGCCAAACCAcctcaataaagcaaatatttcactaaagggagtcacatgaattttttggtttcccagggcatataaaagttatatttacactacactgtagtctgttaagtgtgcaatagtattgtatctaaaaaaagtaaatgccttaactttaaaatattttactgctaTAAAATTcaaaccatcatctgagccttcaatgAGTCATagtctttttgctggtggaaggtCTTGCCTCAATACTGATGGCTTTTGattgatcagggtggtggttactgaaggttggggtgactgtggcagtttcttagaaTAAGAACAATGAAATTTGCCACACTGATTGACTTCCTTTCAAGAACAATTTCTCACTgcacatctccatcagagctcttgagtGACCAGGTACATTGTCGTTgggcagtaatattttgaaaggaatctttttttctgagcagtaggtcccCAACAATGGACATAacatattcagtaaaccatgttgtaaacagatgtgctgtcattcaGTCTTTGTTgctccatttatagagcacagagtagatttagcgtaattcttaagggccctaggattttcagaatggtaaatgggCATtgacttcaacttaaagtcaccagctgtaTTAGctcctaacaagagagtcagcctgtgctttgaagctttgaagccaggtattgacttctctctagctatgaaagtctcagatggcatcttcttccaatatgagactgtttcatctacattgaaaattgTTGTTttgtgtagccaccttcattaattttCTTAGCTAGATggtctggataacttgctgcagcttctacatcagcacttgctgcttcaccttgtgcTTTGATGTTATTAAgatggtttctttccttaaacctcatgaaccaacctctgctagctttaaacttttcttctgcagcttcctcacctcactcagccttcatagaattgaagagagttagggccttgctctggattaggctttggcttaagggaatgttgtggttGTTTTGATCTTCCACCCAGACCACTGAAACTTTCTCCATaccagcaataaggctgtttcccTTGCTTATCattcgtgtgttcactggagcagcacttttaatttccttcaaaaacgtttcctttgcattcacaacttggctaactgtttggcgccagaggcctagctttcagcctatcttggCTTTCAACACAcaccttcctcactaagcttaattatTTCTAACTTTTGATTTCAAGTGAGAGACAAGTGActtttcacttgaacacttagaggccattgtagaaTTATTGATTAGCCTAATTTCAAATTGTTGTGTCTCAGAGAATAGGGAGGCTtgaggagagggacagagatggAGGAATGACCAGTTGGTGAAGCAGTGAGaatacacacatttattaagaTTGCCATCTTATATGCGTGTAGTTCATGGAGTCCCAAAACAATTACATtagtaacatcagagatcactgatcacagatcaccaaaacaaatacaataataatgaaaatgtttgaaatactgCGAGAATTATCAGAATgtaacacagagacacaaagtgagcaaatgctgctggaaaaatggtgccaatagacttgcttgactcagggttgccacaaaccttcaatttgtaaaaaacacaatataatattccatttgcagcaacatggatggaccgagagaATATTATTCttagtaaaataagccagacagagaaagacaaatactatatggtatGATTtttatatgcaatctaaaaaataatacaaatgaatgtgtatgcaaaacagaaacagcctgtgagtctgtttctgtcacagaacacaaactagtggttatcaaaggggagagggagggacaaatgaggggtatggaattaacagatacaaactactatacataaaatagataagtaacaaggatttactgtacagcacagggaattatacccagtatcttgtaataacctataatgggatataatctaaaaaaaaaaaa from Balaenoptera musculus isolate JJ_BM4_2016_0621 chromosome X, mBalMus1.pri.v3, whole genome shotgun sequence carries:
- the PWWP3B gene encoding PWWP domain-containing DNA repair factor 3B; amino-acid sequence: MDTKYVLCNWQDQLWPAKVLSRSEASSNSKRKKTFSLEVQILSLDETIKVESTETKILTKSQVEAIASSLAAQSEASDPPREETAYARSLKMALDILNERTNLIQASSSDEGETTTLSQNVPQKLSDSPPRKKYRKHEGDLPKCLEGNENSTSLLVSSESDDSLYDDKSRVHAVTDTIPSEMETKSSQNFSWCHTFPSLSEDEDEKESKKKIDISTIMPLHSTIKEEYVKDEKFTPTLPSDSFTVPKALKEEAQDICPEAPAIPSECSTFSENSEDPGEGPSNPCSDTSQNQPTVESEMGAVASPRPSSWEHQVSFSASNHAMDYSLLVNNERNLQTLDFEELGEELQASDKSVHLNSIDASILDDSEEDEELPRFIFHYEPRSFETGMIVWFKYQKYPFWPAVVKSIRRKERKASVLFVEANMNPEKRGIRVPFRRLKKFDCKEKQALVDKAREDYSESIDWCISLICDYRVRLGCGSFAGSFLEYYAADISYPLRKVIKQDTFRNLFPKLQNENPVESMVVTSQTKKMSFQKILPDRMKSARDRANKNLVDFIVNAKGTESHLLAILKGTKGSRWLKSFLNANRFTPCIETYFEDEDQLDEVVKYLQEIYKQIDEKMLTLIRDDKIKFILEVLLPEAIICSISAVDGLDYKAAEAKYLKGPSLGYRERELFDAKIIFEKRRKPLTNEAH